In one window of Helianthus annuus cultivar XRQ/B chromosome 17, HanXRQr2.0-SUNRISE, whole genome shotgun sequence DNA:
- the LOC110924308 gene encoding zinc finger MYM-type protein 1-like, whose protein sequence is MQAMLLEQLEVKNSCWLEYSIKADKVYCLYCYLFKEDVGNQGGRDTWSYSSKGFSDWSKKGSLKEHVGNVDSHHSKAAQKCHNLMNQKKHMDENMKKLTKEEMIANYYRLLGSVMSGRFCLENSLPFRGHDESEESNSQGMFLSVLNLISTNHPEIGKYTLGNAKKNNKLTSPKIQKEIIECFSKEVTKSICAQIKDDVFGLLVDESSDVSLKEQMAVVVRYVDKLGVVRESFIGIVHVKDTASTTLKQAIDDLLVSNQLSIKQVRGQGYDGASNMRGEFNGLKALILKDNPSAHYIHCFAHQLQLVIVAVAKKHAGVKTFYEFLSMVVTTVSASCKRKDMLREEKKARVEKEILEGEIKTGKGLNQEVSLARAGDTRWGSHHRTIISLLRLFPEVVTVLQYVKEDGDCSQQRTNAKGKDLLEAANLINGTKRALNDLRQNGFEPMLEKVTSFCKKYDITMLDMTESYGNPRNRKNVITNRHHFEVDIFNEVLDMQIQELGNRFSEVTTSLIKNMSGLNPSNGLSKFDPSKILAFAKMYPDDFTTQEIGSLLGDIESFRHTISDDDNFEDLNGISDLARVMVETGTHSSCPTVYRSEL, encoded by the exons ATGCAAGCAATGTTATTGGAGCAATTGGAGGTGAAAAACAGCTG TTGGTTAGAGTATAGCATCAAAGCAGACAAAGTATATTGTCTATATTGTTACTTGTTTAAAGAAGATGTTGGTAATCAAGGCGGAAGAGATACGTGGTCTTATAGTTCTAAAGGCTTTAGTGATTGGAGTAAAAAGGGGTCATTAAAGGAACATGTTGGGAATGTTGATAGTCATCATTCAAAGGCGGCACAAAAATGTCACAATCTCATGAATCAAAAGAAACATATGGATGAGAATATGAAGAAGTTGACTAAAGAAGAAATGATTGCAAATTATTATCGATTACTAGGTTCTGTTATGAGTGGTAGATTCTGTTTAGAAAACTCTTTACCCTTTCGTGGCCATGATGAGTCGGAAGAATCTAATTCTCAAGGTATGTTTCTTTCGGTGTTAAACTTGATTAGTACTAACCACCCGGAAATTGGAAAGTACACATTAGGGAATGCGAAAAAGAACAATAAATTGACATCGCCAAAGATACAAAAGGAGATTATTGAATGTTTTTCAAAGGAAGTAACAAAAAGCATTTGTGCACAAATTAAAGATGACGTGTTTGGGTTGTTGGTAGATGAATCCAGTGATGTTTCTTTGAAGGAGCAAATGGCTGTAGTTGTTAGATATGTTGATAAACTTGGTGTTGTTAGAGAGAGTTTTATCGGAATTGTTCATGTGAAAGACACGGCTTCTACAACTCTTAAACAAGCCATTGATGATTTATTAGTAAGCAACCAGTTGAGCATAAAACAA gtGAGAGGCCAAGGTTATGATGGTGCAAGCAACATGCGGGGAGAATTTAATGGGTTAAAAGCGTTGATTTTGAAAGATAACCCGTCTGCACATTACATCCATTGTTTTGCTCATCAACTTCAGTTGGTTATAGTCGCTGTTGCAAAAAAACATGCCGGTGTGAAAACTTTCTATGAATTCCTTTCCATGGTTGTCACTACGGTTTCAGCTTCTTGCAAACGAAAAGATATGTTAAGGGAGGAAAAAAAGGCGAGAGTGGAAAAAGAGATACTTGAAGGTGAAATTAAAACGGGTAAAGGATTAAACCAAGAGGTTTCCCTAGCACGAGCCGGTGATACGCGATGGGGTTCACATCATAGAACCATCATCAGTTTGCTTAGATTGTTTCCGGAAGTTGTTACCGTACTTCAATATGTTAAAGAAGATGGAGATTGCAGTCAACAACGGACAAATGCAAAAG GTAAAGATTTATTAGAAGCGGCCAACTTGATAAATGGTACAAAACGAGCATTAAATGATTTAAGACAAAATGGGTTTGAGCCGATGTTGGAAAAAGTGActtctttttgtaaaaaatatGACATTACAATGTTGGACATGACGGAAAGTTATGGTAATCCAAGAAACCGTAAGAATGTCATTACAAATCGACATCATTTTGAAGTAGACATTTTTAATGAGGTTTTGGACATGCAAATTCAAGAATTAGGAAATCGATTTAGTGAGGTAACAACTAGTTTGATAAAAAATATGTCGGGTTTAAATCCTTCTAACGGTTTATCTAAGTTTGACCCATCGAAGATATTGGCGTTTGCTAAAATGTACCCGGATGATTTTACTACACAAGAAATAGGGAGTCTTTTGGGTGATATTGAGTCATTTCGTCACACAATAAGCGATGATGATAACTTTGAAGACTTGAATGGAATAAGTGATCTTGCGCGTGTTATGGTTGAAACGGGAACGCATAGTTCTTGTCCTACAGTTTATCGG tCAGAGTTATAA